GAAACAGTTGTCTGGTAAAAGTTTTTAAGTGAGCAGGGTAAAGGGTAAAAATCTGAATTTGGTCGGATATTGTTCTTGCTGTGGTGGCTTAATGGAGATCAAACTGGTATAGTATAAACTAAAGTGACTAACTTGAAATACCCATGAGTGCCGAGAAGAACAGAGAGACTTTCTCGACAGCGGCTGCATGACTGCAATGTCACGTGTAGCCTACACGgggggttttattttgaaaactaaatggcttctctgtgctgttgttaCGTCTGACTTCCTGCCGGCTTTATCTGCATTTTAAGTTAAATGTTAGTTAAATGAGTCCCATCAGCTCCAACAATTTCTAATAACACACGTaagaacattaaaaacagacgagttagcaaaacatctgtttttcactggaaactaaaaaaacaaaaacaaacaaaaggtttatatttttgttaaaagttGAAAGCGTCCACGAGTGTCGGCCTGTCGCAGAGACTCACTGTGACGTCGAGCTTCTGCAGGGCAAACAGCTGATGATCCACCTGCACCGACCACAACAACTGCTCCGAACTGTTCATCAGCTTCAGCGTCCCTGTGACACGGGGAGGCAGAAAACAGGTCGGCCTTAAAAATGgtcaaaaataaatcaacacgGCTAAAAACTGCTGTTGTGTACAGACTGTCACTGTCATATGCATTTTagccaacaaattaaaaaactctTTCTCCTGCTTAACCAGCTTGTTCTAGTTGATAGAAAAGCACAGACTTCTCCACAGAGATGTGAATTTTAAGTGTTTAAAATTCCCATCCTACCATCTAAAGTACAGAGAGCAAACAGTCCACACGTTGACGACTCTTCCTTGgatcctgtaaaaaaaaaaaacaaaaaaacacacacacacaaaaaaactgaattctTCTATTAATATGCAATCAGCCatttttttgtgagtttttttaaaaccatatCAAACGcacttttatatgtttttactgtcaCACCGATCGCAGTATGAAAGGAAATCATTTGCATCATCTGTGTTTCTGCATCTCAGCAGGATGATGAGAAGAGGAGACTTAAAGAAATTGTACAATTACAACACACCTAAAGAAACCCACTGAGACGAGACTCAGCTGCAGTTTAAAAgtgtctccaggtgagcgacaGGGCCCGGGTTTACCTGCAGACGCCCTCTGTCCCCACATTATTTACCTCATCAGCGACCCAGTAAACAAGCGTAGGTGCGAGTGTAAAACGAGCCGGCTGGTAAGAGCGTCTACCTTTGCTAATGCTGCCGATGAGGTGAGTGGAAACGTTCTTGTTGTGTATCCGCCCGGTGGTCAGATGGAGAACTACGTCTCTGGAGGGCCCCTCGCTGTGAGGAGGGAAATCACGCTAAATTAATCCAGTCCATCAATCAATCTAACCGACACTCACATTATAATGGAGGAGGCGTCTACCTCCCAGGCGTGGTGGGGGTGTCGTCGCCAGAGTCGGAGGAGTCCTGTTGCGTCCAGGAGCAGAGCAGGATGGCGTAGCCGCAGCCTGGCTGAGACACCATCAGCTCAGGTAACCCCTCTGGACCCGGGTTCACTGACAGACTGTCCACCTGCAGAACAGCCAATACCTGATTATTTATTCAGCTAGGTCTCATCTATGGAGGGCCTTGAGTGCCCAAACGCCCTTTTCCATCAGTACCTACTAAGGTCAGCTCGCCATGGTTTTATGGGTTTTCTGTCTAATGGAATAATagtttgtaatgattgtgaaggcacatgtttgaaatgtttgaaataaaaatgaactgaactgaactgaacgtTTTCACAGTGGTAATACGAAATAATGTCACGTCTACACAGGCGGAGGTACCGCTCATTGGGGTGGACTACGCTAAAATAATTTGGTAAAATGCTGCCACCTAGTGGTGAAAGTTTTCATTAAAGTTTGCTGAGAAAATATAAAGTAGTTTATTTATAAGGTGCACCTTACTGGCACTAGACTGCACCCTCTTTTGCGTTCAGAAGtgctttaattctttgtggaacagatttaaaaaggtcctggaaacattcctcagggATTTTGGTTCTTACTGACATGataacatcacacagctgctgcataattgttggctgcacatccatgacgCAAATCTCCCTCtgcaccacatcccaaaggtgctctattgtaCTGAGATCTGATGACAGCCTGTGAAGTACAGAGTACATGAGGAGATGTGTGCACTGTGATCCAAGGGATAGATGTGGTCTGGAACAACACTCGGGTAGACCGTggggtttaaatgatgctcagtttgtaCAAAGGGGTCCAGAGTGTGCCCAgaaaataccccccccccccccccgcatcAAATCAAGTTTAGTGATTTCACATGCTGGTAAGAAACAACACCTGAGCTCACCTGTCCCTCCAGAAgccatttcttcaacagaatcaGCTGACCAGGCCCTGCATCAGAGCTGTCAGACGGCTCCTCCCAGCGAAAGGCTCGCACCACTCGGTCTGTGTATCCCACCACCAGCTCGCAGCGCCCATCTCCATCTGCAGACACGCACACGCTGCactcaaaaatcacaaaaatccACATTTATCACAGAAGAATTTAGCGAGAATTTACCAATATCACTGATGAGGATGACTTTGGTGTTGGCGGGAATGTGCTGGGTGAGGAAGGGCTTCTGGTCATCAGGTGACTGAAACTCGTGCTGGCTGGATGAGTCTGCCTTGCTCGCGGCAGCAGCTGTGAGGTCAAAGAGGTGAAACCAGCCCTCTGCGCCCACGGCAACCACGAAGTTCTGacacagaaaaaattaaaataaaaacacgccGTCACATCAAATCCTAAACCTTCAGACAATATGCAGCTTCTGACTTCTCTGTTCTCACCTTTCCTTTGTTGCACACATCTCCAACAGCAACGCAGGTCAGCTGGGAAAGCACAACACACCACATGAGCCACAGATCACATGACACAAAAGGATTTTTCTAGCACCTGCACTGACCATGCCCACGCAGGACCTTGTGATCCAAGGTTTGGAGTCATCGTTCTTGTAAACAAGCAGCTTTCCGTTGGTGTCTCCTACGACCAGCTCGTTCAGCTGCAGAGAAGGGAGACAGCCGTGTTAGTGGAGCAGTTGAACAATCAGGTAACACAGGtcataaaatttttttttttactcttcttGATCAAGACAAATTCTAAACTGAGAAGCTAAAAAGTCATTAATTGTGAGACAAAACAtcattatattttgctaggaaaatggggaatagatgtgtttgtgtttggaatcactgtcatgctgataAACAGAGCCACTGCCAATCAGATGTTTTCCAGGTAATTTGGCACACATCAGCAATAGTGGATCAAAATGTGAGTTCTCTAACACGACACTGGCTGAAACCCTAAGTTGTCATGTGCAGACACAGCACTGATTCATCCCTTTAGTGTGGTgcctttttaattgttttttcagtcaggtaaaaatgaaaaagatcaGGAAGCAAACAGCACTCAactgaaaataagttaaaaagcagccagtgtccgAACAACCAAGGAGAACTTGAAAAAAGTACCAGGATTTCTTCCTCTTTGGAAGCAAGATGGAGAAAGAAATGAGCGGTGACTCAAGACTTATTATAATAAGAACAGACTGCAAAAAGTCTAGTTATCaaaccataaataaatacattactaaatatatttagaatttaatttaaacatttaaaagtctGCATTCAAGAGGTCCgagaagacaaaacaaacattaacgataacaataataaacaaaagttAGCTTAGCTTCCGTACCGAATCGTTGTCTGCGTCTCCCAGACAGATGGCGTGAGGAAACAGAGTCCCTGTGAAGTCTAAGCTAACCCGGTGCACATAGTTCAGAGAGCGCATAGCTGATAGTCTTTGTATTCCCTTTACGGCCGCTGATTTACCGATACTGCTCTGGCTACCTCATTCACGCGCTCACCGCCTCCTCCTAGTAAACAAAACCACGTGACCTAATATCTACGGGATCGTAGCAGAGACATAAAAGGTGATCCGCAAACCAAAGCACTGATCTGCCTGGACGTGTTCCTGtttccatatatatattttattagtagtagtaaaaACATGTACGCACATGTGTATGTTTGAAGAAAGAGAGCTTTTAAAACTGAGCTAGTTTACGTACGCTGTGAAATACTGACACCTGGCGGTCAATGAGCGTAAGTGCATACTTTCAAATAGTTTGATTTTCGTTCTTGCCTTACATTATGTACCCAGACCATGCACCTGGTGATCTATTGAATCTTCCCCAAGTTGGTGAAAAAGTAAATCTCATCGTTATCttattaatttaaaca
The Astatotilapia calliptera chromosome 17, fAstCal1.2, whole genome shotgun sequence genome window above contains:
- the itfg2 gene encoding KICSTOR complex protein ITFG2; translated protein: MRSLNYVHRVSLDFTGTLFPHAICLGDADNDSLNELVVGDTNGKLLVYKNDDSKPWITRSCVGMLTCVAVGDVCNKGKNFVVAVGAEGWFHLFDLTAAAASKADSSSQHEFQSPDDQKPFLTQHIPANTKVILISDIDGDGRCELVVGYTDRVVRAFRWEEPSDSSDAGPGQLILLKKWLLEGQVDSLSVNPGPEGLPELMVSQPGCGYAILLCSWTQQDSSDSGDDTPTTPGSEGPSRDVVLHLTTGRIHNKNVSTHLIGSISKGSKEESSTCGLFALCTLDGTLKLMNSSEQLLWSVQVDHQLFALQKLDVTGDGREEVVACAWDGQTYIIDHNRTVVRFQFDENVNAFCAGQYTCKEGKNGPCLVYVSFNHKIYIYWKVELERMESTNLLRVLEEKPGFKSHLKMLGVDADDPAAVRALVADVLYKDAQT